Part of the Pseudomonas sp. Leaf58 genome is shown below.
CACGATCGCAATGCACACACAAACCTGAAGGCATGCGTCCGAGGCCCCTTGGACCGCGTCGCGCTATGCGCGACAATGACGATCATTTGCGGAGCCCCCCATGACCGATTTCACCCCCGACGCCATCCTCGATGCCACCGGCCTGAACTGCCCGGAACCGGTGATGATGCTGCACCAGCACGTGCGTAACCTGGCCGCTGGCGGCCTGCTCAAGGTCATCGCCACCGACCCCTCGACCCGCCGCGACATCCCCAAGTTCTGCAATTTCCTCGGCCACGAACTGCTGCAACAGCAGGAAGACGCCGGCACTTTCTTGTACTGGATCCGCAAGAAAGCCGACTGAAGCGCTCTGGAACAGGCCCGGCGTTGCGCCTA
Proteins encoded:
- the tusA gene encoding sulfurtransferase TusA, giving the protein MTDFTPDAILDATGLNCPEPVMMLHQHVRNLAAGGLLKVIATDPSTRRDIPKFCNFLGHELLQQQEDAGTFLYWIRKKAD